CCATCCGTTCAAGCAGCGGGTGGTCGACCTGCTCGACGGGCTCTCCCCGCAGGCCCGGGACATCGGCGCGGTGAACACCGTCGTCTTCCGCGACGGGCAACGGCTCGGCTTCAACACCGACGCGTACGGCTTCACCGAGTCGTTCCGGCGGGGCCTGCCCGGTGCGGCGGTCGACCGGGTCGTGCAACTCGGTGCCGGTGGCGCGGGCGCGGCCTGCGCGTACGCCCAACTGCACGCCGGCGTCGGGCATCTCACCGTGGTCGACCCCGACGCCGACCGGCGCGGCGTGCTGGCGGAGGCCCTGAGCGTCCGGTTCGAGACCGACCGGATCGCGGTGGCGGCTCCCGAGGAGTTGCCGGCGGCGATCGGGTCCGCCGACGGTCTGGTCAACACCAGTCCGGTCGGCATGCGCGCCCATCCCGGGCTGCCGCTGCCGGTCGGGCTACTGCACCCCGACCTGTGGGTGGTCGACGTCATCTACATGCCGGTCGAGACGCCGCTGCTGCGGGCCGCCCGCGCCAAGGGGCTGCGCGCCATCGGCGGTGCGGCGATGTGCGTGTTCCAGGCCGCGGCGGCGTTCGAGCTGCTC
The nucleotide sequence above comes from Plantactinospora soyae. Encoded proteins:
- a CDS encoding shikimate dehydrogenase, which gives rise to MPLCRYGLIGAGIGTSLSPVLHETEGRQHGLDLTYRLFDVDAPGTPADLRRLLDDAEADGLAGLNITHPFKQRVVDLLDGLSPQARDIGAVNTVVFRDGQRLGFNTDAYGFTESFRRGLPGAAVDRVVQLGAGGAGAACAYAQLHAGVGHLTVVDPDADRRGVLAEALSVRFETDRIAVAAPEELPAAIGSADGLVNTSPVGMRAHPGLPLPVGLLHPDLWVVDVIYMPVETPLLRAARAKGLRAIGGAAMCVFQAAAAFELLTGRTPDTERMLDHLDRLLDAGGPAVRA